The Parvibaculaceae bacterium PLY_AMNH_Bact1 genome window below encodes:
- a CDS encoding hypothetical protein (Derived by automated computational analysis using gene prediction method: GeneMarkS-2+.), whose product MRSLIWNIVAVSVVVLSTVAFEVGYVAPRDAFFIAFTVLAIYTGNQLLARENQPLGQAFASIFTKPASHSSSVGYLSGLVVVGLSTLVVAQALTFA is encoded by the coding sequence ATGCGCTCTCTCATTTGGAATATTGTTGCCGTCTCAGTCGTGGTCCTCTCGACCGTTGCTTTTGAAGTCGGTTATGTCGCTCCTCGCGACGCGTTCTTCATCGCCTTCACCGTTCTGGCGATTTACACAGGCAATCAGTTGCTGGCGCGCGAAAACCAGCCACTCGGGCAGGCTTTTGCGTCTATTTTCACCAAACCGGCTAGCCACAGCTCGTCAGTCGGCTATCTGTCAGGTCTGGTGGTCGTTGGATTGAGCACGCTGGTTGTTGCTCAGGCTCTGACTTTCGCTTGA
- a CDS encoding hypothetical protein (Derived by automated computational analysis using gene prediction method: Protein Homology.), which translates to MTAFFWSLVTGVVTAGLVSSLYRLITNKPPSFQMWQETTAGLIGGVLTLMLAGPSVIMRNALRAQVIENRPPGWLVVSSLMAGLWSFLVGLFVISLLLV; encoded by the coding sequence ATGACTGCTTTCTTTTGGAGCTTAGTGACAGGCGTTGTGACGGCGGGCCTCGTGTCCAGCCTCTACCGGCTGATAACCAACAAACCGCCCAGCTTTCAGATGTGGCAGGAAACAACCGCTGGCCTCATTGGTGGCGTGTTGACCCTGATGCTCGCTGGACCAAGCGTGATTATGCGCAATGCGCTGAGAGCGCAGGTGATTGAAAACCGGCCTCCTGGCTGGCTGGTCGTCAGTTCCCTCATGGCGGGGTTATGGAGCTTCCTGGTTGGGCTTTTTGTTATTAGTTTGTTGCTGGTATGA
- a CDS encoding hypothetical protein (Derived by automated computational analysis using gene prediction method: GeneMarkS-2+.), whose amino-acid sequence MTAFVAKMLTLLGVVLYAGGPIDAVTLIVQGENVPQSREVLVEHIAPGPQLSAFHAVAAGHRVVAGTDLFVDNEVQNSAVSVMEVGLRSGIGFEQ is encoded by the coding sequence ATGACTGCTTTCGTTGCCAAAATGCTCACTCTATTGGGGGTTGTCCTCTATGCAGGTGGTCCCATTGATGCGGTGACCCTGATCGTGCAGGGAGAAAATGTCCCTCAATCACGAGAAGTGTTGGTTGAGCATATCGCTCCTGGGCCCCAGTTGTCGGCTTTTCACGCTGTGGCGGCTGGGCATCGGGTGGTAGCGGGCACAGATCTGTTTGTTGATAATGAAGTTCAAAATAGTGCAGTTTCCGTGATGGAAGTGGGGTTGCGCTCAGGGATAGGGTTTGAGCAATAA
- a CDS encoding hypothetical protein (Derived by automated computational analysis using gene prediction method: GeneMarkS-2+.), whose translation MSNGSDQYVKERPAWLIPATVALGVTLFSALFGYYYFGPTPSEILGLDPRASDSSEKVDMMIGDERFLIPANFTRYPLQRVGGTQDEIDLHALLPELAPYTANRQAAFENNTPDAIVVHIKIHLAQGLMPAARRLDDIYARHLLSRTPDSGGAGLDLYRFAEGTGYKDQELYVAEQSNEQPLLLLCFKYSDVIFSPNCTRTFHLTDTVAITYRYKRAQLENWQSADQAIIALVRSFITEPLPESDAAEEAP comes from the coding sequence ATGAGCAACGGATCAGACCAATACGTAAAGGAGCGGCCTGCCTGGCTAATCCCGGCCACAGTCGCATTGGGTGTCACCCTCTTCTCTGCTCTGTTCGGATATTATTATTTCGGCCCAACGCCCTCAGAAATTTTAGGGCTCGACCCGCGCGCGAGTGACAGCAGCGAAAAGGTCGACATGATGATCGGCGACGAGCGCTTTCTTATCCCGGCAAACTTCACCCGCTATCCCCTGCAACGCGTCGGTGGCACGCAGGATGAGATAGATCTGCACGCACTCCTACCGGAGCTGGCACCCTATACCGCGAACCGCCAGGCGGCATTCGAAAACAACACGCCAGACGCCATCGTGGTCCACATCAAAATTCACCTCGCACAGGGCCTCATGCCCGCCGCCAGACGATTGGACGATATCTACGCCAGGCATCTTCTCAGCCGCACGCCTGACAGCGGCGGTGCCGGACTTGACCTCTACAGGTTCGCCGAAGGGACAGGCTACAAGGATCAGGAACTCTACGTTGCGGAGCAATCAAATGAGCAACCACTTTTGCTCCTGTGTTTCAAATACTCTGATGTAATCTTCAGCCCGAATTGCACACGCACTTTTCATCTGACCGATACCGTCGCAATCACCTATCGCTACAAGCGTGCGCAGCTAGAGAACTGGCAGTCCGCAGACCAAGCAATCATCGCGCTCGTTCGGAGCTTCATCACAGAGCCCCTGCCTGAGAGCGACGCAGCAGAAGAAGCCCCATAA
- a CDS encoding MMPL family transporter (Derived by automated computational analysis using gene prediction method: Protein Homology. GO_component: GO:0016020 - membrane [Evidence IEA]), whose translation MVKLLENILFRLKAIVLVALGVFTIWMGYQAIQLRPDAGYLKQLPTDHPYIETFLEYREKLPGGNALMVAVEAKNGNIWTPEFMKVLYDVTDDIFFLPGVFRGSVKSMWTPNTRVFQITEEGFLAYNLIPSNVTRTNIDQEAIEEIQEDADRWGFKGTLFSNDSSAALIRFELQEIHPITREQLDYIDFAQRIETDIRDKYESEDINIRIIGFAKMIGDIADGAGGVVFFFVISFFLTTAAVFIYCRSVVLTSLAVGSSLISVVWQFGILDLLGYGLDPLAILVPFLVYAIGVSHGIQQINLISAQVVAGANADTAARATFSRLLVPGSMALVTDLAGFATLFLIPVPMIQEMAIVASIGVALKIVSNLIMLPLAAAYFSVPKGYVEKASQLRERRVRLMARVAQITRPTPAAITLVVIGSLFVVAVYQSRDRNIGDVHAGAAELREDARFNVDSRYIVQNFDVNLDAFVALVETPENSCISWELMKPVEKFGYHLMNVEGVRSVVSLPEAAKTVYSVWMEGNPKFRELPRNRYTLVLTTNSFGPSSGLTDRNCNFLSVVVFTEDHKAETINRLIGAADEWIAENGPQYPEHTFRLASGNVGLIAATNDVIEASELPILFYVFGVIIFLVLVAYRDWRAIICCCAPLLVATFMGYWLMSWLEIGLKVSTLPVLVLAVGIGVDYAFYIYTRLQFHLEAGEEIVSAFTLAMQETGMAVIFTGLTLSLGVASWVFSELKFQADMGLLLSFMFFANMIGAVTGLPALAAVLHRRFPKYSKSRPETAEA comes from the coding sequence ATGGTCAAGTTGCTTGAAAACATATTATTTCGTCTGAAGGCGATCGTTTTGGTCGCGCTCGGCGTTTTCACTATCTGGATGGGTTACCAAGCTATCCAGCTACGACCTGATGCTGGCTACCTCAAGCAACTCCCTACAGATCACCCGTATATTGAGACGTTTTTAGAGTATCGGGAAAAGCTTCCGGGCGGCAATGCCCTCATGGTTGCCGTTGAGGCGAAGAATGGCAACATCTGGACACCCGAATTCATGAAGGTGCTCTACGATGTCACTGACGACATTTTCTTCTTACCCGGTGTGTTTCGCGGCTCGGTCAAGTCCATGTGGACACCGAATACGCGGGTGTTTCAGATCACCGAGGAAGGTTTTCTCGCCTATAACCTGATCCCATCAAACGTCACCCGCACGAATATTGATCAGGAGGCAATTGAGGAAATCCAGGAAGACGCAGACCGTTGGGGATTTAAGGGTACGCTCTTCTCCAACGATAGTTCTGCAGCACTGATCCGTTTTGAACTTCAGGAAATTCATCCGATTACGCGCGAGCAGCTCGATTATATCGATTTCGCGCAGCGGATTGAGACTGACATTCGCGATAAATATGAAAGTGAGGACATTAATATCCGCATCATCGGCTTTGCCAAAATGATTGGCGACATTGCTGATGGGGCAGGCGGGGTTGTCTTCTTCTTCGTGATCTCCTTTTTCCTAACAACGGCAGCGGTGTTCATCTATTGCCGGTCCGTCGTTCTGACATCGCTCGCGGTTGGCTCGTCGCTGATCTCTGTGGTCTGGCAATTCGGTATTTTGGATCTTCTGGGATACGGGCTCGATCCATTGGCGATCCTGGTGCCATTCCTTGTCTATGCCATTGGTGTGAGCCATGGCATTCAGCAGATCAATCTGATTTCAGCGCAGGTCGTTGCCGGCGCGAATGCAGATACAGCGGCAAGAGCCACCTTTTCGCGCTTGCTCGTTCCAGGCTCGATGGCGCTGGTGACCGACCTGGCTGGCTTCGCGACGCTTTTTCTCATACCGGTGCCGATGATCCAGGAGATGGCAATTGTTGCCTCGATCGGTGTTGCGCTGAAGATTGTCTCCAATCTGATCATGTTGCCTTTGGCAGCGGCGTATTTCTCGGTTCCCAAGGGGTATGTCGAGAAGGCGTCGCAACTTCGCGAGCGCCGCGTCCGCCTTATGGCCCGTGTCGCGCAAATTACGCGTCCTACGCCAGCAGCGATCACTCTCGTTGTGATTGGCTCGCTATTTGTTGTTGCTGTCTACCAGAGCCGGGATCGTAATATTGGGGATGTGCATGCCGGTGCAGCAGAGCTTCGCGAAGATGCCCGCTTCAATGTCGATTCGCGCTACATCGTTCAAAACTTTGACGTGAACCTGGATGCCTTCGTTGCGCTTGTAGAAACACCAGAGAATTCCTGCATTAGCTGGGAGCTGATGAAGCCTGTCGAAAAATTCGGTTACCATCTGATGAATGTTGAAGGTGTGAGATCGGTTGTGTCGCTGCCGGAGGCTGCCAAGACCGTTTATAGCGTCTGGATGGAGGGCAATCCTAAGTTCCGCGAGTTGCCGCGCAATCGATACACGCTGGTTCTGACCACCAACAGTTTTGGACCGAGTTCCGGCCTCACCGACCGCAACTGTAACTTCCTGAGCGTTGTTGTTTTCACCGAGGACCACAAGGCGGAGACCATCAATCGCCTGATCGGTGCGGCCGATGAATGGATTGCGGAGAACGGCCCCCAATATCCAGAGCACACTTTCCGACTTGCGTCAGGCAATGTGGGGCTCATCGCTGCGACAAACGACGTGATTGAAGCCTCCGAGCTTCCAATTCTGTTCTACGTCTTTGGCGTTATCATCTTTCTGGTTCTGGTCGCCTATCGTGACTGGCGCGCAATCATTTGTTGCTGCGCGCCGCTGCTGGTCGCGACCTTCATGGGTTATTGGCTGATGAGTTGGTTGGAGATCGGTCTCAAAGTATCGACGCTGCCGGTTCTGGTGCTCGCAGTTGGGATCGGTGTGGACTATGCGTTCTATATCTACACGCGACTGCAGTTCCATCTGGAAGCAGGAGAAGAAATCGTCAGCGCGTTCACCCTTGCGATGCAAGAGACAGGCATGGCGGTGATCTTTACAGGCCTGACACTTTCACTGGGCGTAGCAAGCTGGGTCTTCTCTGAATTGAAGTTCCAGGCTGATATGGGGCTGTTATTGAGTTTCATGTTCTTCGCGAACATGATCGGGGCGGTTACTGGTCTTCCAGCACTTGCTGCTGTTTTGCACCGACGGTTCCCGAAATACAGCAAGAGCCGTCCGGAAACCGCAGAGGCTTAA
- a CDS encoding DUF3126 family protein (Derived by automated computational analysis using gene prediction method: Protein Homology.) yields the protein MDKSEINRLESYFRKLFRLDTIVVQGRPNKDDSAEVSIGEEFIGVLFKDEDEGEVSYAFNMAILDIDLPED from the coding sequence GTGGACAAATCGGAAATCAATCGGTTGGAATCATACTTTCGTAAGCTCTTCCGGCTCGACACGATTGTCGTTCAGGGTCGCCCCAATAAGGATGATTCAGCCGAAGTAAGCATCGGTGAAGAGTTCATCGGCGTCTTATTCAAGGACGAGGATGAAGGTGAAGTGTCTTACGCCTTCAACATGGCCATCCTCGATATTGACTTACCTGAGGATTGA
- a CDS encoding copper chaperone PCu(A)C (Derived by automated computational analysis using gene prediction method: Protein Homology.) yields the protein MEHRYTTKWLAVAAALITVGALAALARAAEPEIGLSDAWARPTLGAGRTTAAYVTITNLGSNADRLTAVDTPGAGSVEIHTAGMENGVMRMRRLEGLDIPAGETVAMAPGGFHIMIIDVEEPVQVGSTVPLTLTFETSGNVTIDASVSMAAPTSSDAAPVENMGESMGDHQGMMHDGH from the coding sequence ATGGAGCATAGATATACAACGAAATGGCTCGCCGTGGCGGCTGCATTGATCACGGTGGGAGCCTTGGCTGCCCTCGCCCGTGCCGCTGAGCCTGAAATCGGGCTCTCTGACGCCTGGGCGCGGCCCACCTTGGGTGCGGGACGGACCACTGCAGCCTACGTCACCATCACAAATTTGGGTTCAAACGCTGACAGGTTGACCGCCGTAGACACACCGGGAGCTGGATCCGTTGAAATCCACACCGCTGGCATGGAAAATGGTGTCATGCGGATGCGCCGTCTGGAAGGTCTCGACATTCCTGCGGGTGAAACAGTCGCCATGGCACCAGGCGGCTTCCACATTATGATCATAGACGTGGAGGAGCCCGTTCAGGTTGGATCCACCGTGCCCCTGACCCTCACATTCGAGACATCCGGGAACGTCACCATAGACGCATCCGTTTCCATGGCAGCACCAACATCATCCGACGCAGCCCCAGTTGAGAACATGGGGGAGAGCATGGGTGACCATCAGGGCATGATGCATGATGGTCACTAA
- a CDS encoding glucose 1-dehydrogenase (Derived by automated computational analysis using gene prediction method: Protein Homology. GO_function: GO:0016491 - oxidoreductase activity [Evidence IEA]), translated as MGRLDGKVAIVTGAAKGIGAAASGLLAEEGASVVCTDIDVSAGEAVADAIQNTGGKATFMAHNVTSEDEWEKVAAHAVDSFGQLDILVNNAGIAPPGAPIEDLELDAWRNTIAIDLDSVFLGCKHGIRAMKQSGGGSIINISSIMGLVGTSNAADYNAAKGGVRLLTKVAALECADAGYGIRVNSVHPGFIDTPLVRNVVEEGVIAGRMGSANEAIELLTMLHPIGRLGFPKEIANAILFLASDESSFMTGSEMVVDGGYTAR; from the coding sequence ATGGGACGACTTGATGGGAAGGTTGCGATCGTAACGGGGGCTGCAAAAGGCATTGGCGCCGCAGCGTCTGGATTGCTCGCGGAGGAGGGTGCGTCCGTTGTCTGTACGGATATTGATGTGTCGGCCGGTGAAGCGGTTGCAGATGCTATTCAGAATACCGGTGGCAAGGCCACCTTCATGGCGCACAATGTGACCAGTGAGGATGAGTGGGAGAAAGTCGCTGCTCATGCTGTCGATAGTTTCGGTCAGCTGGATATTCTTGTGAACAATGCCGGTATTGCCCCTCCCGGGGCACCGATTGAAGACCTTGAGCTCGACGCCTGGCGCAACACGATTGCGATTGACCTCGATAGCGTCTTTCTGGGGTGCAAACACGGTATCCGCGCGATGAAACAATCAGGCGGCGGATCGATCATCAATATCTCATCCATCATGGGATTAGTCGGAACATCCAATGCGGCTGACTACAATGCTGCAAAAGGGGGCGTGCGCTTGCTGACGAAAGTGGCGGCGCTTGAGTGCGCCGACGCGGGGTATGGCATTCGGGTGAATTCCGTACACCCAGGGTTTATTGACACGCCGCTTGTGCGCAATGTGGTGGAAGAAGGCGTTATCGCGGGGCGTATGGGTAGCGCAAATGAAGCGATTGAGCTTCTCACCATGCTTCATCCCATCGGACGGTTGGGCTTTCCGAAGGAAATTGCCAACGCAATTCTGTTTCTTGCGTCAGACGAGTCGTCCTTTATGACTGGATCAGAAATGGTCGTTGATGGGGGCTATACGGCTCGGTAA
- a CDS encoding antibiotic biosynthesis monooxygenase (Derived by automated computational analysis using gene prediction method: Protein Homology.), which translates to MAIAHMITYETSSVDTVIAQTVAYKERELDRSPPEGFLSVHIYANEEASAVIFLTEWESAEHLTETADQAPWEAAQDLNETFSDKVTATTFKIIS; encoded by the coding sequence ATGGCCATCGCTCATATGATCACCTATGAAACAAGTTCAGTCGACACGGTGATTGCACAGACCGTCGCATACAAAGAGCGCGAACTAGACCGGTCCCCACCAGAAGGTTTCCTGAGCGTCCACATCTATGCAAACGAAGAGGCCAGCGCCGTGATTTTCCTCACGGAATGGGAAAGCGCCGAACATCTGACTGAAACGGCAGACCAGGCGCCATGGGAAGCAGCCCAGGACCTGAATGAGACGTTCTCCGACAAAGTGACCGCCACCACGTTTAAAATCATAAGCTGA
- a CDS encoding FAD-binding oxidoreductase (Derived by automated computational analysis using gene prediction method: Protein Homology.) has product MTRDAFAGTDHPPSYYTATAKGAPSLSTLDTDTTCDVCIVGAGYTGLSAAIHLAERGYDVVVLEAAQVGWGASGRNGGQLGTTLRKSQPELEEMLGRDHGRALWDLAQDSIATTKALINRFEIDCDLTPGIMHTAWKKGDMSWLREEADHMAEHYGYDQLRVIEKDEVRDMVATDRYWGGVLDEEAAHLHPLNYALGLARGAISLGARIFDRTRVNNISNRTPAAVATDNGTVTAKQVILACNGYLGGLERKVNGYIMPINNFIIATEPLGDDGAKALIRDNVAIADSKFVIDYYRLSADGRLLFGGGENYSSTFPKDIAAFVSKPMLRVFPQLKDKRIDYAWGGTLAITLKRMPQFGRVGPNRFFGHGYSGQGINVATLGGKLLAEAVAAEAEGKGSPERFDLMANIKATKFPGGTLLRYPGLVAGMLFYAMKDRLP; this is encoded by the coding sequence ATGACACGCGACGCATTTGCAGGCACCGATCACCCGCCCTCCTACTACACTGCAACAGCTAAGGGCGCGCCCTCCCTCAGCACACTTGATACTGATACCACCTGCGATGTTTGTATCGTGGGCGCAGGTTATACAGGCCTCTCCGCTGCCATTCACCTTGCAGAGCGCGGATATGACGTTGTCGTCCTGGAGGCCGCCCAAGTTGGTTGGGGCGCCTCTGGACGCAATGGCGGCCAGCTCGGCACGACACTCCGCAAGAGCCAGCCGGAACTCGAAGAAATGCTGGGCCGCGATCATGGCCGCGCCCTATGGGATTTGGCGCAAGACTCAATCGCGACAACCAAAGCCCTTATCAATCGGTTTGAGATTGATTGCGATTTGACGCCAGGCATCATGCATACCGCCTGGAAGAAAGGCGACATGTCCTGGCTCCGCGAAGAAGCGGACCACATGGCCGAGCACTATGGCTATGATCAACTCCGAGTTATTGAAAAAGACGAAGTCCGCGACATGGTCGCCACGGACCGCTATTGGGGCGGCGTTCTGGATGAGGAAGCCGCTCACCTCCACCCGCTGAACTATGCGCTCGGCCTTGCACGCGGGGCAATCAGCCTTGGCGCGCGAATCTTTGATCGAACACGGGTAAACAATATCTCAAATCGAACGCCGGCGGCGGTAGCAACAGACAATGGAACAGTTACCGCCAAACAAGTGATCCTGGCATGCAATGGATATCTCGGCGGTTTGGAGCGCAAGGTGAACGGCTACATTATGCCGATCAACAACTTCATCATCGCCACCGAACCCTTGGGCGACGATGGCGCAAAGGCCCTTATTCGAGACAATGTCGCCATCGCAGACAGTAAATTCGTGATCGATTATTACCGGCTTTCAGCTGACGGTCGCCTGCTCTTTGGCGGTGGTGAAAACTACTCAAGCACCTTCCCCAAAGACATTGCAGCTTTCGTGAGTAAGCCCATGCTACGGGTGTTCCCGCAACTCAAAGACAAACGCATTGACTATGCCTGGGGCGGAACCCTGGCAATCACGCTAAAGCGCATGCCGCAATTCGGCCGTGTCGGCCCCAATCGCTTCTTTGGTCATGGCTACTCAGGACAAGGAATCAATGTGGCAACCCTTGGGGGAAAACTTCTGGCTGAAGCCGTCGCTGCTGAGGCGGAAGGCAAAGGATCACCAGAACGGTTTGATTTGATGGCGAACATCAAGGCAACGAAATTCCCAGGCGGTACCCTGCTGCGATATCCGGGCCTGGTTGCAGGCATGTTGTTTTATGCCATGAAGGACCGACTGCCTTAG
- the cysE gene encoding serine O-acetyltransferase (Derived by automated computational analysis using gene prediction method: Protein Homology. GO_function: GO:0009001 - serine O-acetyltransferase activity [Evidence IEA]; GO_process: GO:0006535 - cysteine biosynthetic process from serine [Evidence IEA]) → MSKPIENVKLVDPVWDRMRNEARDMAAAEPVLASFIFATVLNHDALPEVLSFHLARKLANAEVSAMVLREVFEDAYEADPAIIEAFRADTVAVFDRDPACDAYLQPLLFFKGFNSLQAHRIAHWLWTQGRKPMALFIQSRVSELFAVDIHPAAKFGKAIMMDHATGVVIGETAVVGDDVSMLHGVNLGGTGKETGDRHPKVGRGVLLGADCKVLGNLTIGDCARVGAGSVVLADVPANCTVAGVPAKVVGCAGCDEPSRAMNQIIEEDGKDGEGI, encoded by the coding sequence ATGTCCAAACCCATCGAGAACGTAAAGTTGGTGGATCCCGTATGGGATCGCATGCGCAACGAAGCGCGAGACATGGCGGCAGCTGAGCCGGTACTGGCAAGTTTTATCTTTGCGACGGTTCTCAATCACGATGCATTGCCAGAAGTGCTGAGCTTCCATCTCGCGCGGAAACTTGCCAATGCGGAAGTGAGCGCGATGGTGCTCCGCGAAGTGTTTGAAGATGCCTATGAGGCAGATCCGGCAATCATTGAGGCGTTCCGTGCGGACACGGTGGCCGTGTTTGACCGTGACCCGGCATGTGACGCCTATCTCCAGCCACTCCTCTTCTTTAAAGGCTTTAACAGTCTTCAAGCCCATCGCATAGCACATTGGCTATGGACCCAGGGCCGTAAGCCCATGGCGCTCTTCATTCAGAGCCGTGTGTCAGAGCTCTTTGCTGTTGATATTCATCCCGCCGCGAAGTTCGGCAAGGCGATAATGATGGACCATGCAACCGGCGTTGTCATTGGTGAGACCGCGGTTGTGGGTGACGATGTTTCCATGCTGCATGGTGTCAATCTTGGTGGTACAGGCAAAGAGACCGGCGATCGTCATCCTAAAGTCGGGCGCGGCGTCCTTCTTGGCGCTGATTGTAAAGTCTTAGGCAATCTGACGATCGGTGATTGCGCGCGGGTTGGTGCTGGAAGTGTTGTTCTTGCTGATGTACCTGCGAACTGCACTGTTGCTGGTGTGCCTGCGAAGGTTGTCGGGTGCGCAGGTTGCGATGAACCTTCACGGGCAATGAACCAGATTATCGAAGAAGACGGTAAGGATGGCGAGGGCATCTAG
- a CDS encoding alpha/beta hydrolase (Derived by automated computational analysis using gene prediction method: Protein Homology.): MPHLQTARLKIYYEIKGSGAPLLFISGTGSDLRNKPNFLDGPAPSQFETLSYDQRGLGQTEKPDLPYTMADYAEDAVALLDELDWQPPDVIGVSFGGMVAQELALRHPDRVNRLVLACTSPGGEGGASYPLHEVQDMDPVDRAKFMIPISDTRRDTAWAASNPKEYEFFVDFASTDAFAGEPGRAMGAARQLEARKHHDTWDRLPKAMHPTLICGGVYDGIALPATQEKLAAQIPNAELAMFDGGHLFMIQDKTAIPAMLDFLNADKS; this comes from the coding sequence ATGCCCCATCTTCAGACCGCGAGGTTGAAAATTTATTATGAAATCAAAGGATCGGGCGCCCCTCTCCTTTTCATAAGCGGCACCGGTTCAGATCTCAGAAACAAGCCCAATTTCCTGGATGGCCCCGCACCCTCGCAATTTGAAACACTTTCCTATGATCAACGCGGCCTTGGTCAAACCGAAAAGCCTGACCTGCCTTACACAATGGCAGATTATGCGGAAGATGCCGTCGCCCTCTTGGATGAGTTGGATTGGCAGCCGCCAGATGTAATTGGGGTGTCCTTCGGGGGCATGGTGGCTCAGGAATTAGCGCTACGGCATCCAGACAGGGTTAACCGCCTGGTGCTCGCCTGCACATCCCCGGGCGGAGAAGGTGGCGCCTCCTACCCGCTCCACGAAGTCCAAGACATGGACCCTGTAGACCGGGCGAAATTCATGATCCCCATATCCGATACGCGCCGCGATACTGCTTGGGCTGCTTCAAACCCAAAAGAATATGAATTCTTTGTCGACTTTGCTTCAACCGATGCCTTTGCGGGCGAACCCGGTCGCGCCATGGGTGCTGCAAGGCAACTAGAAGCACGCAAACATCACGACACCTGGGATCGTTTGCCCAAAGCAATGCACCCCACGCTCATCTGCGGCGGTGTCTATGACGGTATCGCGCTCCCAGCGACACAAGAAAAGCTTGCCGCCCAAATCCCAAATGCGGAACTGGCCATGTTCGACGGCGGCCATCTCTTTATGATCCAGGACAAGACAGCTATCCCCGCAATGCTGGACTTTCTGAACGCCGACAAGAGCTAG